One region of Anaeromyxobacter paludicola genomic DNA includes:
- a CDS encoding RNA polymerase sigma factor produces MQEDLRPSDDLDLVRAAARGDEAAFALLIDDCWDVIAGEVVRTRFRVLGQRLRRDDDPVRDATVDVLARISAPVAKGRPELKLSRFDPSKANLRTWLRSVARHCTFNRISQELRRHQLLEALERIALVYPDPDRGMDEEDHRRMVEMAMGRLAPHHRQVIELKYYATTLERVAEVMRLPPAVVLAKLDLRADELTLPLPIRQMAALLDETPEATNSRLGVARKELKQLCARLHWEETHPEEVLA; encoded by the coding sequence ATGCAGGAGGACCTCCGGCCGAGCGACGACCTCGACCTCGTGCGCGCCGCGGCCCGCGGCGACGAGGCGGCGTTCGCGCTGCTCATCGACGACTGCTGGGACGTGATCGCCGGCGAGGTGGTCCGGACGCGCTTCCGCGTGCTCGGCCAGCGGCTCCGGCGGGACGACGACCCGGTGCGCGACGCCACCGTGGACGTGCTCGCCCGGATCTCCGCGCCGGTCGCGAAGGGGCGCCCCGAGCTCAAGCTGTCGCGCTTCGACCCAAGCAAGGCGAACCTCCGCACCTGGCTCCGCAGCGTGGCGCGCCACTGCACCTTCAACCGGATCTCGCAGGAGCTGCGGCGGCACCAGCTGCTCGAGGCGCTCGAGCGGATCGCCCTCGTCTACCCCGACCCGGACCGGGGGATGGACGAGGAGGACCACCGGCGGATGGTCGAGATGGCCATGGGGCGGCTCGCGCCGCACCACCGGCAGGTCATCGAGCTCAAGTACTACGCGACCACGCTGGAGCGGGTGGCCGAGGTGATGCGGCTGCCGCCGGCGGTGGTGCTCGCGAAGCTCGACCTGCGGGCCGACGAGCTCACGCTGCCGCTCCCGATCCGGCAGATGGCGGCCCTGCTCGACGAGACCCCCGAGGCCACCAACTCGCGGCTGGGCGTGGCGCGCAAGGAGCTGAAGCAGCTCTGCGCCCGGCTGCACTGGGAAGAGACGCATCCGGAGGAGGTGCTGGCATGA
- a CDS encoding RNA methyltransferase: MSVRLVFLRPRNPENLGAVARAMKNFGLSDWAIVDPRTLDFATARRVAVHSEELLDRPRVVATLDEAVADCAWVVGTSSRKVRGKRRLLPEEVAREAAERAPAGLTAIVFGDERSGLTNEEIDRCHDLSAIPSLGEQPSLNLAQAALVYCYEVRARATSGRPPAPLPVAATDGELERLTASLRDLLRDGGFLAGPERHAVKDLVAPLRRARLSGKEARLWIAALKKVGRRPA, encoded by the coding sequence ATGTCCGTCCGCCTCGTCTTCTTGCGCCCGCGCAACCCGGAGAACCTCGGCGCCGTCGCGCGGGCGATGAAGAACTTCGGCCTCTCCGATTGGGCCATCGTGGACCCGCGCACGCTCGACTTCGCCACGGCGCGCCGGGTAGCCGTCCACTCCGAGGAGCTGCTCGACCGGCCCCGGGTGGTGGCCACCCTCGACGAGGCGGTCGCCGACTGCGCCTGGGTGGTGGGGACGAGCTCCCGGAAGGTCCGCGGCAAGCGGCGGCTCCTCCCGGAGGAGGTGGCCCGGGAGGCGGCCGAGCGCGCCCCGGCGGGGCTCACCGCCATCGTCTTCGGCGACGAGCGGAGCGGGCTCACCAACGAGGAGATCGATCGCTGCCACGACCTGTCGGCGATCCCGTCGCTCGGCGAGCAGCCCTCGCTCAACCTGGCCCAGGCGGCGCTGGTCTACTGCTACGAGGTCCGGGCGCGCGCGACCTCGGGCCGGCCGCCGGCGCCGCTCCCGGTCGCCGCCACCGACGGGGAGCTCGAGCGGCTCACGGCGTCGCTCCGCGACCTCCTGCGCGACGGCGGCTTCCTCGCCGGCCCGGAGCGGCACGCGGTGAAGGACCTCGTGGCCCCGCTCCGGCGCGCCCGGCTGAGCGGCAAGGAGGCGCGGCTCTGGATCGCCGCGCTGAAGAAGGTGGGCCGAAGGCCGGCGTGA
- a CDS encoding HAD family hydrolase — protein sequence MPARPIAVLFDLDGTLVDTIGFILASVRHTFEGYGGRAPTDAEWIAGIGTPLRAQLASFAERPDHVEPLLERYRAHQRLHFERMTRPFEGAVEVVRELAARGHPVGVVTAKLHEPAERAVRLIGLEGCVEVIVSADSCPRCKPHPDPVLLALRQVGREPAEALFVGDSPHDIAAGNAAGAVSAAALWGACTREVLEAAGPGHLLADVREVPALVERLG from the coding sequence ATGCCCGCACGCCCCATCGCCGTCCTCTTCGACCTCGACGGCACGCTCGTCGACACCATCGGCTTCATCCTCGCCTCCGTCCGCCACACCTTCGAGGGCTACGGCGGGCGCGCCCCCACCGACGCCGAGTGGATCGCGGGGATCGGCACGCCGCTGCGGGCGCAGCTCGCGTCCTTCGCGGAGCGGCCGGACCACGTCGAGCCCCTGCTCGAGCGGTACCGGGCCCACCAGCGCCTCCACTTCGAGCGCATGACGCGGCCGTTCGAGGGGGCGGTGGAGGTGGTGCGGGAACTCGCGGCGCGCGGCCACCCGGTCGGCGTGGTGACGGCGAAGCTGCACGAGCCGGCCGAGCGCGCGGTGCGGCTCATCGGGCTCGAGGGCTGCGTGGAGGTGATCGTGAGCGCCGACTCCTGCCCGCGCTGCAAGCCGCACCCGGACCCGGTGCTGCTGGCGCTGCGGCAGGTCGGCCGCGAGCCGGCGGAGGCGCTCTTCGTGGGCGACTCGCCGCACGACATCGCGGCGGGCAACGCGGCGGGCGCGGTGAGCGCGGCGGCGCTCTGGGGCGCCTGCACGCGCGAGGTGCTCGAGGCGGCGGGCCCGGGGCACCTCCTCGCCGACGTGCGCGAGGTGCCGGCGCTCGTGGAGCGGCTCGGGTAG
- a CDS encoding GNAT family N-acetyltransferase, with protein MLQAQPEPVYAQLAARWSRADEPPDRELVEATRDAFTGARPDLLEELRPLVELLLGRLEAPGHRQPARQALFALLDTVRRRLFTEAMTPERIAPWLDLLLPVVDRADYTVGELLRSRAETDPRTVALRVLGPDGGELTVSELARRTRTIARGLLAVLRDDPNARVAILSENGLEAALCDLACLTNGIVDFPLPANAVAEQVVYMLRHSKAQLLLCSDEEQVGKVLPALGRLPDLRDIVVFSRPCAERHGLLSLEQMVGQGGAFDDEARAARAARVRSRDLATVMYTSGTTGRPKGIQFTHQNLVTKRLCRGFALPSVGQGDVFLCYLPLYHTFGRWLELMGSIWWGATYVFARSPQQASLLEDFRSQRPTVFISVPKKWMEVHEAAVRAAASDDPDEVTPHLRAITGGRLRYGLSAAGYLDPALFRAFQRAGIELCSGYGMTEATGGITMTQPGAYVDGSIGRPLPGVEAVRAPDGELLIRGPYVSPGYFEPEEDDHSWNAEGFFGTGDLVSLDPEGHFRITGRKKEIYKNRSGQTIAPQRVENLFRDFDAVAQAFLVGDHREYNTLLIWPNFEGQPQLREKTPEELHELLSSLVASANRFLAPFERVVAFRVLPRALDEEHGELTKKLTYKREQVEASWKTLVETMYEQKHLSLGVEGMELRIPNWLLREMGVLQQEVVLRAGEVQAGGRSLVVGRFEGAPGAMRVGDLAYDAGGRPVDLGSLLARPALWLGNEGLRAFLGEEAFVSLVARRRKAGAELRLDPRAWEPPPAHRLQALLATVEKGAVSFHTIHAAGELLRAERPEATRAIVHLHEGLKDGSRDHATLCRSLLRRAADAPDEAVRRRAFRVLVPHEEPERTIETLRTFLDRMAPVASRDEDLVSMGEKGLSEPQVEVLLGFLASERALAPEPSPSDRRLLVAAMRLLTACAITHPAWYQRLRVPLARLSHHPAEEVAARASEEHDRLRRGFSNWIGPNLRRALDPDTGEEYGWKEVVVFGPGIGFTARDLLLRALADTTLMRASVFLFGRGALISLADVPPGGAIITFLGAQHGKSVYRLSLATRARETFDIAINVAEAMPASELREEVSWLLAAGAPPPLVEAFGGYYPEYGIFTEEFIPGEDVGRAVARLEKQGETRRLESLWPFLAWTALSAHVDLWDRTGRTLALKVPSPGGFIIPSHDYQMGARLVSISDRSPCESFDEVLERFVQHFVEWIEAAHGSLRGMVDDRLLFSAVVEALGLPRARELVEQARSGRRGEGAAAFLATVAEQGYTPKRVHFAARRYERWIAVNPAATLEAQSAILVELWSTYRLGELEETWPDTRVRFFRQTIFAGARPELGLALDRLMARARQLPAGGLDLEEQVASIRGTVRPTAEEDYFLARMTYRYLKPTDDAALIMLPSGGGFVTEVVVGLTDAEGRRFSVRAPATPREVARLIHLFDEATLAVTFSAEHEFLLALDAKETVIGGLFYRAVSPDRVHMEKLVVSRKQRGKGVSDGLMREFMRRLKGRGVRHLETGYFQPKYFRRYGFRTDPGSGGLVADLDAEATFQW; from the coding sequence ATGCTCCAGGCCCAGCCCGAACCGGTCTACGCCCAGCTCGCCGCCCGCTGGAGCCGCGCCGACGAGCCCCCGGATCGCGAGCTGGTGGAGGCCACCCGGGACGCCTTCACGGGCGCGCGCCCCGACCTGCTCGAGGAGCTCCGGCCGCTGGTGGAGCTCCTCCTCGGCCGGCTCGAGGCGCCGGGGCACCGGCAGCCCGCGCGCCAGGCGCTCTTCGCCCTGCTCGACACCGTGCGGCGGCGCCTCTTCACCGAGGCGATGACGCCGGAGCGGATCGCGCCCTGGCTCGACCTCCTGCTCCCGGTGGTGGACCGGGCCGACTACACCGTGGGCGAGCTGCTCCGGTCGCGCGCCGAGACCGACCCGCGCACCGTGGCGCTCCGGGTGCTCGGGCCGGACGGCGGCGAGCTGACGGTCTCGGAGCTCGCGCGCCGCACCCGCACCATCGCCCGCGGGCTGCTCGCGGTGCTGCGCGACGACCCGAACGCGCGGGTGGCCATCCTCTCCGAGAACGGCCTCGAGGCGGCGCTCTGCGACCTCGCCTGCCTCACGAACGGCATCGTGGACTTCCCGCTCCCGGCGAACGCGGTGGCCGAGCAGGTGGTCTACATGCTCCGCCACTCGAAGGCGCAGCTCCTGCTCTGCTCCGACGAGGAGCAGGTGGGGAAGGTGCTGCCGGCGCTGGGGCGGCTCCCCGACCTGCGCGACATCGTGGTGTTCTCGCGCCCCTGCGCCGAGCGGCACGGGCTCCTGTCGCTCGAGCAGATGGTGGGCCAGGGCGGCGCCTTCGACGACGAGGCGCGCGCGGCGCGGGCGGCCCGGGTGAGGAGCCGCGACCTCGCGACGGTGATGTACACCTCGGGCACCACCGGCCGCCCCAAGGGGATCCAGTTCACGCACCAGAACCTGGTCACGAAGCGGCTCTGCCGCGGGTTCGCGCTGCCCTCGGTCGGCCAGGGCGACGTGTTCCTCTGCTACCTGCCGCTGTACCACACGTTCGGACGCTGGCTCGAGCTCATGGGCTCGATCTGGTGGGGCGCCACCTACGTCTTCGCGCGCTCGCCCCAGCAGGCGTCCCTGCTCGAGGACTTCCGCTCGCAGCGCCCGACCGTCTTCATCAGCGTCCCGAAGAAGTGGATGGAGGTCCACGAGGCGGCGGTGCGCGCCGCCGCCTCGGACGATCCGGACGAGGTCACGCCGCACCTGCGGGCGATCACCGGCGGGCGGCTCCGCTACGGCCTCTCCGCCGCCGGCTACCTCGACCCGGCCCTCTTCCGCGCCTTCCAGCGGGCCGGCATCGAGCTCTGCTCCGGCTACGGCATGACCGAGGCGACGGGCGGCATCACCATGACGCAGCCCGGCGCGTACGTGGACGGCTCCATCGGCCGGCCCCTGCCCGGCGTCGAGGCGGTGCGGGCCCCCGACGGCGAGCTCCTCATCCGCGGCCCCTACGTGAGCCCGGGCTACTTCGAGCCGGAGGAGGACGACCACAGCTGGAACGCCGAGGGCTTCTTCGGCACCGGCGACCTCGTCTCGCTCGACCCCGAGGGCCACTTCCGCATCACCGGCCGCAAGAAGGAGATCTACAAGAACCGCAGCGGCCAGACCATCGCGCCGCAGCGGGTGGAGAACCTCTTCCGCGACTTCGACGCGGTGGCGCAGGCGTTCCTGGTGGGCGACCACCGCGAGTACAACACCCTGCTCATCTGGCCCAACTTCGAGGGGCAGCCGCAGCTCCGCGAGAAGACGCCGGAGGAGCTGCACGAGCTCCTGAGCTCGCTCGTGGCGAGCGCCAACCGGTTCCTCGCCCCCTTCGAGCGGGTGGTGGCCTTCCGCGTGCTGCCGCGCGCGCTCGACGAGGAGCACGGCGAGCTCACCAAGAAGCTCACCTACAAGCGCGAGCAGGTCGAGGCGAGCTGGAAGACGCTCGTCGAGACCATGTACGAGCAGAAGCACCTCTCGCTCGGCGTGGAGGGGATGGAGCTGCGCATCCCGAACTGGCTGCTGCGCGAGATGGGCGTGCTGCAGCAGGAGGTGGTGCTCCGCGCCGGCGAGGTGCAGGCCGGCGGCCGCAGCCTGGTGGTGGGCCGCTTCGAGGGCGCCCCCGGCGCCATGCGGGTGGGCGACCTCGCCTACGACGCCGGCGGCCGGCCGGTCGACCTCGGCAGCCTGCTGGCGCGCCCGGCGCTCTGGCTCGGCAACGAGGGGCTCCGCGCGTTCCTGGGCGAGGAGGCCTTCGTCTCGCTCGTGGCCCGCCGCCGCAAGGCCGGCGCCGAGCTCCGGCTCGACCCGCGCGCCTGGGAGCCCCCGCCGGCGCACCGGCTGCAGGCGCTCCTCGCCACCGTGGAGAAGGGCGCGGTGAGCTTCCACACCATCCACGCCGCCGGCGAGCTGCTCCGCGCCGAGCGGCCCGAGGCGACCCGCGCCATCGTCCACCTCCACGAGGGGCTGAAGGACGGCAGCCGCGACCACGCCACGCTCTGCCGCTCGCTGCTGCGGCGCGCCGCCGACGCGCCCGACGAGGCGGTGCGGCGCCGGGCCTTCCGGGTCCTCGTGCCGCACGAGGAGCCGGAGCGCACCATCGAGACGCTCCGCACCTTCCTCGACCGGATGGCGCCCGTCGCCTCCCGCGACGAGGACCTCGTCTCCATGGGCGAGAAGGGGCTCTCCGAGCCGCAGGTGGAGGTGCTGCTCGGGTTCCTCGCCTCGGAGCGGGCCCTCGCGCCCGAGCCCTCCCCCTCCGACCGGCGGCTGCTCGTCGCCGCCATGCGGCTCCTCACCGCCTGCGCCATCACCCACCCGGCCTGGTACCAGCGCCTCCGCGTGCCGCTGGCGCGCCTCTCCCATCACCCGGCCGAGGAGGTGGCGGCGCGCGCCAGCGAGGAGCACGACCGGCTGCGACGCGGCTTCTCCAACTGGATCGGCCCGAACCTCCGCCGCGCCCTCGACCCCGACACCGGCGAGGAGTACGGCTGGAAGGAGGTGGTGGTCTTCGGGCCCGGGATCGGCTTCACCGCCCGCGACCTGCTCCTGCGCGCGCTCGCCGACACCACCCTCATGCGCGCCTCGGTGTTCCTCTTCGGGCGCGGCGCGCTCATCAGCCTCGCCGACGTCCCGCCCGGCGGCGCCATCATCACCTTCCTCGGCGCCCAGCACGGCAAGAGCGTCTACCGGCTCTCGCTCGCCACCCGCGCCCGCGAGACCTTCGACATCGCCATCAACGTGGCCGAGGCGATGCCCGCGTCGGAGCTGCGCGAGGAGGTCTCGTGGCTGCTCGCGGCCGGCGCGCCGCCGCCGCTCGTCGAGGCGTTCGGCGGCTACTACCCCGAGTACGGCATCTTCACCGAGGAGTTCATCCCCGGCGAGGACGTCGGCCGGGCGGTGGCGCGGCTCGAGAAGCAGGGCGAGACCCGCCGGCTCGAGTCGCTCTGGCCCTTCCTCGCCTGGACCGCCCTCTCCGCCCACGTGGACCTCTGGGACCGGACCGGGCGGACGCTGGCGCTCAAGGTGCCGTCGCCGGGCGGGTTCATCATCCCGTCGCACGACTACCAGATGGGCGCGCGGCTGGTGTCGATCTCCGACCGCTCGCCCTGCGAGAGCTTCGACGAGGTGCTCGAGCGGTTCGTGCAGCACTTCGTCGAGTGGATCGAGGCGGCCCACGGCTCGCTCCGGGGCATGGTGGACGACCGGCTCCTCTTCTCGGCGGTGGTCGAGGCGCTCGGGCTGCCCCGGGCGCGCGAGCTCGTGGAGCAGGCGCGCTCCGGCCGGCGCGGCGAGGGGGCTGCGGCGTTCCTCGCCACCGTGGCCGAGCAGGGCTACACGCCGAAGCGGGTCCACTTCGCGGCCCGCCGGTACGAGCGCTGGATCGCGGTGAACCCGGCCGCCACCCTGGAGGCCCAGAGCGCCATCCTGGTGGAGCTCTGGAGCACCTACCGGCTCGGCGAGCTCGAGGAGACCTGGCCGGACACGCGGGTGCGCTTCTTCCGCCAGACCATCTTCGCCGGCGCCCGGCCGGAGCTGGGGCTGGCGCTCGATCGGCTCATGGCGCGGGCCCGGCAGCTGCCGGCGGGCGGCCTCGACCTCGAGGAGCAGGTGGCGAGCATCCGCGGCACGGTCCGGCCGACGGCGGAGGAGGACTACTTCCTCGCCCGCATGACCTACCGCTACCTCAAGCCCACCGACGACGCGGCGCTCATCATGCTGCCGTCGGGCGGCGGGTTCGTGACCGAGGTGGTGGTCGGGCTCACCGACGCCGAGGGGCGCCGCTTCTCGGTGCGCGCGCCGGCCACGCCGCGCGAGGTGGCGCGGCTCATCCACCTCTTCGACGAGGCCACCCTGGCCGTCACCTTCTCGGCCGAGCACGAGTTCCTGCTGGCGCTCGACGCCAAGGAGACGGTCATCGGGGGGCTCTTCTACCGGGCCGTCTCTCCCGACCGCGTCCACATGGAGAAGCTCGTGGTCTCGCGCAAGCAGCGGGGCAAGGGCGTGTCCGACGGCCTGATGCGGGAGTTCATGCGCCGGCTCAAGGGGCGCGGCGTGCGCCACCTCGAGACCGGCTACTTCCAGCCCAAGTACTTCCGGCGCTACGGCTTCCGCACCGACCCCGGGTCGGGCGGCCTCGTGGCGGATCTGGACGCGGAGGCCACCTTCCAGTGGTGA
- the lysS gene encoding homocitrate synthase: MKPTWRIIDTTLREGEQFAKAAFRTEDKLEIARALDAFGADYVEVTSPAASPQSQRDAAQVAKLGLGARVITHARCVVDDVQAGIDSGVRGIGLLFATSRILRESSHGKSIQQIVDAMGPPIELALRAGLEVRFSAEDTFRTGEQDLLAVYAAAQRLGVHRVGLADTVGIATPRQVYALVREIRRTVTCDIGFHGHNDTFCAVGNAYEAISAGATHVDVSVLGVGERVGITPLGAFIARMYSLEPQAVAERYRLGQLRELERLVARVCGVEIPFNTPVTGETAYSHKAGMHLKAMMENPGSYEIIPPEAFGLTRKLIIGSRLTGRHAIAYRAREMGMTFGEGELKAVTRRIKELADKGELSEEQIDQVLRGWVIA, encoded by the coding sequence ATGAAGCCCACCTGGCGCATCATCGACACGACGTTGCGGGAGGGCGAGCAGTTCGCCAAGGCGGCCTTCCGCACCGAGGACAAGCTGGAGATCGCCCGCGCGCTCGACGCCTTCGGCGCCGACTACGTCGAGGTGACCTCCCCGGCGGCGTCGCCGCAGTCCCAGCGCGACGCCGCGCAGGTCGCGAAGCTGGGGCTCGGCGCGCGGGTCATCACCCACGCCCGCTGCGTGGTGGACGACGTGCAGGCCGGCATCGACTCCGGCGTGCGCGGCATCGGCCTGCTCTTCGCCACCAGCCGGATCCTGCGCGAGTCCTCGCACGGGAAGAGCATCCAGCAGATCGTGGACGCCATGGGGCCGCCCATCGAGCTCGCGCTCCGGGCCGGACTCGAGGTGCGCTTCTCGGCGGAGGACACCTTCCGCACCGGCGAGCAGGACCTCCTCGCCGTGTACGCCGCCGCGCAGCGGCTCGGGGTGCACCGGGTCGGCCTCGCCGACACGGTCGGCATCGCCACGCCGCGCCAGGTCTACGCGCTGGTCCGCGAGATCCGGCGCACGGTCACCTGCGACATCGGCTTCCACGGCCACAACGACACCTTCTGCGCGGTGGGCAACGCCTACGAGGCGATCTCGGCGGGCGCCACGCACGTGGACGTCTCGGTCCTCGGCGTGGGCGAGCGGGTGGGCATCACGCCGCTCGGCGCCTTCATCGCCCGCATGTACAGCCTCGAGCCGCAGGCGGTCGCCGAGCGCTACCGGCTCGGCCAGCTCCGCGAGCTGGAGCGGCTGGTGGCGCGGGTCTGCGGGGTCGAGATCCCGTTCAACACCCCGGTCACCGGCGAGACCGCCTACTCGCACAAGGCCGGCATGCACCTCAAGGCGATGATGGAGAACCCCGGCTCCTACGAGATCATCCCGCCGGAGGCCTTCGGGCTCACCCGCAAGCTCATCATCGGGAGCCGCCTCACCGGCCGGCACGCCATCGCCTACCGCGCCCGCGAGATGGGCATGACCTTCGGCGAGGGCGAGCTCAAGGCGGTCACCCGCCGCATCAAGGAGCTCGCCGACAAGGGCGAGCTCTCCGAGGAGCAGATCGACCAGGTGCTGCGGGGCTGGGTCATCGCCTGA
- a CDS encoding DUF4142 domain-containing protein, whose product MTTTRILGAAGLALALLAGGTALATGNQAQTGDMDNAQLRDWLGKLHAGNQHEIQGARLASQKSTDPQVKQLAQHMLSEHTQMDQQVLALAKQRGIDLSSKPAASWADAKQQAAMEKLKAESGADFDRGYAEMMVSDHQDDVKDVTRMRDQAPDRDPTVKKLLADTKDRMQHHLDMAFSTRSALNEQQSPTRQGRRP is encoded by the coding sequence ATGACGACGACGAGGATCCTGGGGGCGGCCGGACTGGCGCTGGCGCTCCTGGCAGGCGGAACCGCGCTGGCGACCGGCAACCAGGCCCAGACGGGAGACATGGACAACGCGCAACTGCGCGACTGGCTCGGCAAGCTGCACGCCGGCAACCAGCACGAGATCCAGGGGGCGCGGCTCGCGAGCCAGAAGTCCACGGACCCGCAGGTGAAGCAGCTCGCGCAGCACATGCTGTCCGAGCACACCCAGATGGACCAGCAGGTGCTGGCGCTCGCGAAGCAGCGGGGCATCGACCTCTCGTCGAAGCCCGCGGCGAGCTGGGCGGACGCGAAGCAGCAGGCGGCCATGGAGAAGCTGAAGGCGGAGTCGGGCGCCGACTTCGACCGCGGCTACGCCGAGATGATGGTGAGCGATCACCAGGACGACGTGAAGGACGTCACCCGGATGCGCGACCAGGCGCCGGACCGCGACCCGACGGTGAAGAAGCTGCTGGCGGACACCAAGGACCGGATGCAGCACCACCTCGACATGGCGTTCTCGACGCGGAGCGCGCTGAACGAGCAGCAGTCGCCCACGCGCCAGGGGCGCCGGCCGTAG
- a CDS encoding trimeric intracellular cation channel family protein produces the protein MLRGEFQLPIHFDLAAVTLLAATGALAGVRKRYDLVGTLSLALVAGLGGGFLRDGIFLQGGPPASLTDGRYLVAVLLGGSVGTWFGRHLQRLRLPILVLDALALGIYGVVGAQKSLDAGLPALSAGFVGVVNAVGGGLLRDLLTREEPLMFQPGEFYALAAIIGQAVLLPLVIALRMEPAQAAVWSIAATFAARLLSIRLGWRTEAPPHVEPDERPRA, from the coding sequence ATGCTTCGCGGCGAGTTCCAGCTCCCCATCCACTTCGATCTGGCGGCGGTGACGCTCCTCGCCGCCACCGGCGCGCTGGCGGGCGTGCGCAAGCGGTACGACCTCGTCGGCACCCTGTCGCTCGCGCTCGTCGCCGGGCTCGGCGGCGGCTTCCTCCGCGACGGCATCTTCCTCCAGGGGGGCCCGCCCGCCTCCCTCACCGACGGCCGCTACCTCGTGGCGGTGCTGCTGGGCGGCTCGGTCGGGACCTGGTTCGGCCGGCACCTGCAGCGGCTCCGGCTGCCCATCCTCGTGCTCGACGCGCTCGCGCTCGGGATCTACGGGGTGGTCGGCGCCCAGAAGTCGCTCGACGCCGGGCTCCCCGCGCTGAGCGCCGGTTTCGTGGGGGTGGTGAACGCCGTGGGCGGCGGCCTGCTGCGCGATCTGCTGACGCGCGAGGAGCCGCTCATGTTCCAGCCGGGCGAGTTCTACGCGCTCGCCGCGATCATCGGGCAGGCGGTGCTGCTCCCGCTCGTCATCGCCCTGCGGATGGAGCCGGCGCAGGCGGCGGTCTGGTCCATCGCCGCCACCTTCGCCGCCCGCCTGCTCTCGATCCGGCTCGGCTGGCGCACCGAGGCGCCGCCGCACGTCGAGCCCGACGAGCGCCCGCGCGCCTGA